Proteins from one Fragaria vesca subsp. vesca linkage group LG6, FraVesHawaii_1.0, whole genome shotgun sequence genomic window:
- the LOC101292809 gene encoding protein ALWAYS EARLY 2-like, with the protein MAPTRKAKTVKRYSNLSEASPGGKNKQGKRKFTDQLGPQWSKGELQRFYEAYRKYGQNWKKVAAVVRNRNIEMVEALYNMNRAYLSLPEGTASVVGLIAMMTDHYNVMEGSESERESNDAIRYSRKPQKRKLGKDSVSKDMFQPHSTASVDGCLSHLKRRRLDGNQPRAVGKRTPRFPVQYSSKKDDGENYASPIRKGRKSEADNEYDVAKVAALLTEASHRGGSPRLSQTPYRRFTVQSSQRMQPPSWKARADLRDASMEEDCLEGSVGSRGAETGDYTRDSSSLMDMEGVGTVEIRRGKKVYGKKEKVKDIGNHQFDDGGEACSGTEEGLHVSTKGKTDIEVSDAKGDQFYSQVPRQECGKPYFGDDSAELDALEALHTLADLSLMMPASTMESGSSMQLKDERTASEMEEKSNMPESTSTSQFRNKNKLPGGKQREPIADSRTEGTNAKKSKLARDSTPIDINVVSESEQLHSTSKSWRRKRKPTVSKISNAEANIDSTVNEPSYSEVFGQEENKSVVKGRRTGQISTPSKQWKSVRPGDGSLNSDFGQTVSNVMVATAEGRPTAKQVHSPTKQSRRKRYLPRATVPKSSENILKTQLHKHSNSLQDRILYLKEKMSCCLSSHLVRRWCTFEWFYSAIDYPWFAKREFEEYLNHVGLGHIPRLTRVEWGVIRSSLGKPRRFSEHFLSEEREKLKQYRESVRKHYAELRTGVREGLPTDLARPLSVGQRVIALHPKTREVHDGSVLTVDHDKCRVQFDRPEIGVEFVMDVDCMPSNPLDNMPEALKRQNIAFDKFPLTLPHMNGNLNFERPVMNVSSGLLEKDPSPMNTSLPQGKGDTNHIISQPKGASVDIAGAQTAVSQPGVVAHNQAREADIQALSDLNRALDKKKALLMELSTINNILENQNSGECSLKDCDKKHYATVLVQLKEASGQESSALLNLRHRNTYPGNTLPPSLKYPTNSTVYGSLPSSFDISTSQESGSSVAEIVEVSRLKAHTLVNAAVQAMSSRKEGEEAYVRVRRALDSINIQNLTSDSRSAVNRTQEQVNGTLGHRNQLTSVASEPNTSDSSGPKLHTETDKNESQMLSEVITACVMAMNMIQTCTERQYPPAVVAQVLDYAVTSLHPRCPQNVGMYREIQMCMGRIKTQILALVPT; encoded by the exons ATGGCGCCCACCAGAAAAGCTAAAACCGTGAAACGGTATTCAAATTTGAGTGAGGCCTCTCCTGGAGGCAAAAATAAGCAAGGG AAGAGAAAGTTTACTGATCAGTTAGGACCGCAGTGGAGCAAGGGAGAGCTTCAGCGGTTCTATGAAGCCTACCGGAAATATGGGCAGAATTGGAAGAAG GTGGCTGCTGTAGTGCGCAACAGAAATATTGAGATGGTGGAGGCTCTTTACAATATGAACCGA GCGTACTTGTCATTGCCAGAGGGCACAGCTTCTGTTGTTGGCCTTATAGCAATGATGACAGATCACTATAATGTTATG GAAGGCAGTGAAAGTGAACGGGAAAGCAATGATGCTATAAGATATTCTCGGAAACCCCAGAAACGTAAACTTGGTAAAGATAGTGTGTCGAAAGACATGTTCCAGCCTCATTCTACTGCTTCAGTAGATGGATGCCTATCACACTTAAAACGAAGAAGACTTGATG GTAACCAGCCTCGTGCAGTTGGGAAGAGAACACCACGCTTCCCAGTTCAATATTCATCTAAGAAAGATGATGGAGAAAATTATGCTTCTCCAATTAGAAAGGGCCGGAAATCAGAGGCAGATAATGAGTATGATGTCGCCAAGGTTGCAGCATTATTAACTGAGGCTTCTCACAGAGGAGGCTCTCCCCGACTTTCGCAAACACCATATAGAAGATTTACTGTTCAGAGCTCGCAAAGAATG CAGCCACCATCATGGAAAGCTCGAGCCGACCTTCGTGATGCTTCAATGGAAGAAGACTGTCTGGAAGGTAGCGTAGGAAGTAGAGGGGCTGAAACTGGAGATTATACCAGAGATAGTAGCTCCTTGATGGACATGGAAGGTGTAGGTACAGTAGAAATTAGGAGGGGAAAGAAAGTTTATGGAAAGAAAGAGAAAGTTAAAGACATTGGAAACCATCAATTTGATGATGGTGGTGAAGCATGTAGTGGCACTGAAGAAGGACTTCATGTCAGTACCAAGGGAAAAACTGATATTGAAGTTTCAGATGCTAAAGGAGATCAGTTTTACTCACAAGTTCCAAGGCAGGAATGCGGGAAACCATATTTTGGAG ATGATAGTGCAGAACTGGATGCTCTGGAAGCTTTGCACACTTTGGCTGATTTGTCATTGATGATGCCAGCGTCCACAATGGAATCTG GGTCCTCAATGCAGTTGAAGGACGAAAGAACAGCTTCCGAGATGGAAGAAAAATCTAATATGCCTGAATCCACATCTACCAGCCAATTTAGAAACAAGAATAAGCTCCCAGGGGGGAAACAGAGAGAACCCATTGCAGATTCTCGAACTGAGGGTACTAATGCCAAAAAATCCAAACTTGCAAGGGACTCGACACCCATTGATATCAATGTTGTCTCCGAATCAGAACAGCTCCACTCTACCAGCAAATCATGGAGAAGGAAGCGGAAACCCACAGTATCAAAG ATATCAAATGCCGAAGCAAATATTGATTCTACTGTGAATGAACCTTCATATTCTGAG GTCTTTGGTCAAGAAGAGAATAAATCAGTGGTTAAAGGGAGACGTACTGGTCAAATCTCCACTCCTTCAAAACAATGGAAGTCGGTCAGACCAGGGGACGGCTCTTTGAATAGTGATTTTGGGCAAACAGTGAGTAATGTAATGGTAGCAACTGCAGAAGGTCGACCCACTGCAAAGCAAGTTCATTCCCCAACTAAACAAAGTAGACGTAAACGGTATCTACCCAGAGCAACGGTGCCCAAGTCATCTGAGAACATATTAAAAACTCAACTTCATAAACACTCCAACTCACTGCAGGACAGAATTCTCTATCTAAAG GAGAAGATGTCTTGTTGCTTGTCATCACATCTGGTACGTAGATGGTGCACGTTTGAGTGGTTTTATAGTGCAATTGATTACCCTTGGTTTGCCAAAAGAGAGTTTGAGGAGTACTTAAATCATGTTGGACTTGGACACATTCCGAGGCTAACTCGTGTTGAATGGGGTGTGATTAGAAG TTCCCTGGGAAAACCTCGGAGGTTTTCTGAGCACTTCCTATCTGAAGAAAGAGAGAAACTTAAACAATATCGGGAATCTGTGAGAAAACATTATGCTGAACTCCGCACTGGTGTTAGGGAGGGACTTCCAACAGATTTGGCAAGACCTTTATCAGTTGGACAACGTGTCATCGCTCTTCATCCCAAAACAAGAGAAGTTCACGATGGAAGTGTGCTCACTGTTGATCACGATAAGTGCAGGGTTCAGTTTGATCGTCCAGAGATAGGTGTTGAATTTGTCATG GATGTGGATTGTATGCCTTCAAACCCATTGGATAACATGCCTGAAGCCCTTAAGAGACAGAATATTGCTTTTGACAAATTCCCTCTCACATTACCCCATATGAATGGGAATTTAAATTTTGAAAGACCTGTGATGAATGTTTCAAGTGGGCTTTTGGAGAAAGATCCCAGCCCCATGAATACTTCCTTACCGCAGGGAAAG GGAGATACAAACCATATAATTTCACAACCAAAAGGAGCATCTGTTGATATTGCTGGTGCACAGACAGCGGTTAGTCAACCTGGCGTGGTGGCACACAATCAAGCAAGGGAAGCTGATATACAAGCTCTTTCAGACCTGAATCGTGCTCTTGACAAAAAG AAAGCATTGTTGATGGAGCTTAGCACAATTAATAACATCCTGGAAAACCAGAACAGTGGAGAATGCTCTTTAAAAGATTGCGATAAGAAGCATTACGCCACAGTACTTGTACAGCTAAAGGAAGCCAGTGGCCAG GAATCTTCTGCTTTGCTTAATTTGAGGCACCGAAATACTTACCCTGGAAATACCCTGCCTCCTTCGCTGAAATACCCAACGAATTCCACAGTCTATGGGAGCCTCCCTAGTTCCTTTGATATATCTACTTCTCAAGAGTCAGGATCCAGCGTTGCTGAAATTGTAGAAGTTTCAAGATTGAAAGCACATACTTTGGTAAATGCTGCTGTTCAG GCAATGTCATCAAGGAAGGAAGGGGAAGAAGCTTATGTAAGGGTAAGGAGAGCTCTTGATTCCATCAATATTCAGAATCTGACATCAGACTCTAGGTCAGCAGTCAACAGGACTCAAGAGCAGGTCAATGGCACATTGGGACATCGCAACCAGTTGACTTCCGTTGCATCAGAGCCCAACACTAGTGATTCATCTGGTCCCAAGTTACATACTGAGACGGATAAAAATGAATCACAGATGCTTTCGGAGGTTATCACTGCTTGCGTCATGGCTATGAACATGATACAG ACATGTACTGAACGACAATATCCTCCGGCTGTTGTGGCTCAAGTATTAGATTATGCAGTCACAAGCTTGCATCCACGTTGTCCCCAAAATGTTGGAATGTACAGAGAAATTCAAATGTGCATGGGCAGAATCAAGACCCAGATATTAGCACTCGTGCCAACTTGA